In Eschrichtius robustus isolate mEscRob2 chromosome 11, mEscRob2.pri, whole genome shotgun sequence, the following proteins share a genomic window:
- the KBTBD4 gene encoding kelch repeat and BTB domain-containing protein 4 isoform X1 yields MDYLSYSGWWCFADSWQREKWATTMESPEEPGASMDENYFVNYTFKDRSHSGRVAQGIMKLCLEEELFADVTISVEGREFQLHRLVLSAQSCFFRSMFTSNLKEAHNRVIVLQDVSESVFQLLVDYIYHGTVKLRAEELQEIYEVSDMYQLTSLFEECSRFLARTVQVGNCLQVMWLADRHSDPELYTAAKHCAKAHLAQLQSTEEFLHLPHHLLTDIISDGVPCSQNPTEAIEAWINFNKEEREAFSESLRTSLKEIGENVHIYLIGKESSRTHSLAVSLHCAEDDSISVSGQNSLCHQITAACKHGGDLYVVGGSIPRRMWKCNNATVDWEWCAPLPRDRLQHTLVSVPGKDAIYSLGGKTLQDTLSNAVIYYRVGDNVWTETTQLEVAVSGAAGANLNGIIYLLGGEENDLDFFTKPSRLIQCFDTETDKCHVKPYVLPFAGRMHAAVHKDLVFIVAEGDSLVCYNPLLDSFTRLCLPEAWSSAPSLWKIASCNGSIYVFRDRYKKGDANTYKLDPATSAVTVTRGIKVLLTNLQFVLA; encoded by the exons ATGGATTACTTAAGTTATTCAGGGTGGTGGTGTTTTGCAGACAGCTGGCAGAGAGAGAAGTGGGCTACTACCATGGAATCACCAGAGGAGCCTGGAGCATCCATGGATGAGAACTACTTTGTGAACTACACTTTCAAAGATCGGTCACACTCAGGCCGCGTGGCTCAAGGCATCATGAAACTGTGTTTGGAGGAAGAGCTCTTTGCTGATGTCACCATTTCAGTGGAAGGCCGGGAGTTTCAGCTCCACCGATTGGTCCTCTCAGCTCAGAGTTGCTTCTTCCGGTCCATGTTCACTTCCAACCTGAAGGAGGCCCACAACCGGGTAATTGTGCTGCAGGATGTCAGCGAGTCTGTTTTCCAGCTCCTGGTTGATTATATCTACCATGGGACTGTGAAACTTCGAGCTGAGGAGCTGCAGGAAATTTATGAGGTGTCAGACATGTATCAGCTGACATCTCTCTTTGAGGAGTGTTCTCGGTTTTTGGCACGCACAGTGCAGGTGGGCAACTGCCTTCAGGTGATGTGGCTGGCAGATCGACACAGTGATCCTGAGCTCTACACTGctgccaagcactgtgccaagGCCCACCTGGCCCagctgcagagcacagaggaatttctCCACTTGCCCCACCATCTGCTCACTGATATCATCTCTG ATGGAGTTCCATGTTCCCAGAACCCAACAGAGGCAATAGAAGCCTGGATCaattttaataaagaagaaagagaggctTTTTCAGAGTCACTCAGGACTAGCTTGAAG GAAATTGGGGAGAATGTACACATTTACCTGATTGGGAAAGAGTCATCTCGTACCCACTCGTTGGCTGTGTCCTTACATTGTGCAGAAGATGACTCCATCAGTGTAAGTGGCCAGAACAGCTTGTGCCACCAGATCACTGCAGCCTGCAAGCATGGCGGAGACTTGTACGTGGTGGGAGGGTCCATCCCACGGCGCATGTGGAAGTGCAACAATGCCACTGTGGACTGGGAATGGTGTGCGCCTTTGCCCCGTGACCGACTCCAGCACACCCTGGTGTCTGTGCCTGGGAAAGATGCCATATATTCACTGGGTGGCAAGACACTGCAGGATACCCTCTCCAATGCAGTTATCTATTATCGGGTAGGTGATAACGTCTGGACTGAGACAACCCAGTTAGAGGTGGCTGTGTCAGGGGCCGCTGGTGCCAACCTCAACGGGATCATCTACTTACTAGGGGGGGAGGAGAATGACCTGGACTTCTTTACCAAACCGTCTCGACTCATCCAGTGCtttgacacagagacagacaagtGTCACGTGAAACCCTATGTGCTGCCCTTCGCTGGCCGCATGCACGCAGCTGTGCATAAGGATCTGGTGTTCATCGTGGCTGAAGGGGACTCCCTGGTGTGCTACAATCCCCTGCTAGACAGCTTTACCCGGCTTTGCCTTCCTGAGGCCTGGAGCTCTGCCCCATCCCTCTGGAAGATCGCCAGCTGTAACGGGAGCATCTATGTTTTTCGGGACCGATATAAAAAGGGGGATGCCAACACCTACAAGCTTGATCCTGCCACTTCAGCTGTAACTGTCACTAGAGGCATTAAGGTGCTGCTTACCAATTTGCAGTTTGTGTTGGCCTAA
- the PTPMT1 gene encoding LOW QUALITY PROTEIN: phosphatidylglycerophosphatase and protein-tyrosine phosphatase 1 (The sequence of the model RefSeq protein was modified relative to this genomic sequence to represent the inferred CDS: substituted 1 base at 1 genomic stop codon) yields the protein MVPVALGPGSPEVSLGAGPEVSALKRPAPAVSPSLEAADDSQSXASSLFWPSSRPPPASPGVGRSSLRRAGWGRMAAGTLLEAGLARVLFYPTLLYTLFRGKMPGPAHRDWYNRIDNTVLLGALPLRNMTRRLVQDENVRGLITMNEEYETRFLCNSPKEWKNVGVEQLRLSTIDMTGVPTLANLQKGVQFALKYLSLGQSVYVHCKAGRSRSATMVAAYLIQVYNWTPEEAVRAITKIRSHIYIRPGQLEVLKEFHKVITAGSAKNETCHTSQT from the exons ATGGTGCCGGTCGCACTGGGCCCAGGCTCTCCCGAAGTGTCCCTGGGGGCCGGGCCCGAGGTCTCGGCGCTCAAGAGGCCCGCGCCGGCCGTATCGCCTTCGCTGGAGGCCGCGGACGACTCGCAGTCCTAGGCCTCGTCGCTCTTCTGGCCCTCCTCGCGGCCGCCCCCCGCGAGCCCGGGAGTGGGCAGGTCTTCGCTGCGCCGGGCCGGGTGGGGCAGGATGGCGGCCGGCACGTTGCTGGAGGCCGGCCTGGCCCGGGTGCTCTTCTACCCGACGCTGCTGTACACACTGTTCCGCGGGAAGATGCCGGGCCCGGCGCACCGCGACTGGTACAACCGTATCGACAACACGGTGCTGCTGGGCGCGCTGCCGCTGCGGAACATGACTCGCCGG TTGGTACAGGACGAGAACGTGCGAGGGCTGATCACCATGAACGAGGAGTATGAGACGAGGTTCCTGTGCAACTCCCCAAAG GAGTGGAAGAATGTAGGAGTTGAGCAGCTGCGGCTCAGCACGATAGACATGACTGGAGTCCCAACCTTGGCTAACCTCCAGAAAGGAGTCCAGTTTGCTCTCAAGTACCTGTCGCTAGGCCAGTCTGTCTACGTGCATTGTAAGGCTGGGCGTTCCAGAAGTGCCACTATGGTGGCAGCATATCTGATTCAG GTGTACAACTGGACTCCAGAGGAGGCCGTAAGAGCCATCACCAAGATCCGGTCACACATCTACATCAGACCTGGCCAGCTGGAAGTTCTCAAAGAGTTCCACAAGGTGATCACTGCAGGATCAGCAAAGAATGAGACTTGTCACACATCACAGACGTGA
- the KBTBD4 gene encoding kelch repeat and BTB domain-containing protein 4 isoform X2, which yields MKGGKADSWQREKWATTMESPEEPGASMDENYFVNYTFKDRSHSGRVAQGIMKLCLEEELFADVTISVEGREFQLHRLVLSAQSCFFRSMFTSNLKEAHNRVIVLQDVSESVFQLLVDYIYHGTVKLRAEELQEIYEVSDMYQLTSLFEECSRFLARTVQVGNCLQVMWLADRHSDPELYTAAKHCAKAHLAQLQSTEEFLHLPHHLLTDIISDGVPCSQNPTEAIEAWINFNKEEREAFSESLRTSLKEIGENVHIYLIGKESSRTHSLAVSLHCAEDDSISVSGQNSLCHQITAACKHGGDLYVVGGSIPRRMWKCNNATVDWEWCAPLPRDRLQHTLVSVPGKDAIYSLGGKTLQDTLSNAVIYYRVGDNVWTETTQLEVAVSGAAGANLNGIIYLLGGEENDLDFFTKPSRLIQCFDTETDKCHVKPYVLPFAGRMHAAVHKDLVFIVAEGDSLVCYNPLLDSFTRLCLPEAWSSAPSLWKIASCNGSIYVFRDRYKKGDANTYKLDPATSAVTVTRGIKVLLTNLQFVLA from the exons ATGAAAGGAGGGAAGGCAG ACAGCTGGCAGAGAGAGAAGTGGGCTACTACCATGGAATCACCAGAGGAGCCTGGAGCATCCATGGATGAGAACTACTTTGTGAACTACACTTTCAAAGATCGGTCACACTCAGGCCGCGTGGCTCAAGGCATCATGAAACTGTGTTTGGAGGAAGAGCTCTTTGCTGATGTCACCATTTCAGTGGAAGGCCGGGAGTTTCAGCTCCACCGATTGGTCCTCTCAGCTCAGAGTTGCTTCTTCCGGTCCATGTTCACTTCCAACCTGAAGGAGGCCCACAACCGGGTAATTGTGCTGCAGGATGTCAGCGAGTCTGTTTTCCAGCTCCTGGTTGATTATATCTACCATGGGACTGTGAAACTTCGAGCTGAGGAGCTGCAGGAAATTTATGAGGTGTCAGACATGTATCAGCTGACATCTCTCTTTGAGGAGTGTTCTCGGTTTTTGGCACGCACAGTGCAGGTGGGCAACTGCCTTCAGGTGATGTGGCTGGCAGATCGACACAGTGATCCTGAGCTCTACACTGctgccaagcactgtgccaagGCCCACCTGGCCCagctgcagagcacagaggaatttctCCACTTGCCCCACCATCTGCTCACTGATATCATCTCTG ATGGAGTTCCATGTTCCCAGAACCCAACAGAGGCAATAGAAGCCTGGATCaattttaataaagaagaaagagaggctTTTTCAGAGTCACTCAGGACTAGCTTGAAG GAAATTGGGGAGAATGTACACATTTACCTGATTGGGAAAGAGTCATCTCGTACCCACTCGTTGGCTGTGTCCTTACATTGTGCAGAAGATGACTCCATCAGTGTAAGTGGCCAGAACAGCTTGTGCCACCAGATCACTGCAGCCTGCAAGCATGGCGGAGACTTGTACGTGGTGGGAGGGTCCATCCCACGGCGCATGTGGAAGTGCAACAATGCCACTGTGGACTGGGAATGGTGTGCGCCTTTGCCCCGTGACCGACTCCAGCACACCCTGGTGTCTGTGCCTGGGAAAGATGCCATATATTCACTGGGTGGCAAGACACTGCAGGATACCCTCTCCAATGCAGTTATCTATTATCGGGTAGGTGATAACGTCTGGACTGAGACAACCCAGTTAGAGGTGGCTGTGTCAGGGGCCGCTGGTGCCAACCTCAACGGGATCATCTACTTACTAGGGGGGGAGGAGAATGACCTGGACTTCTTTACCAAACCGTCTCGACTCATCCAGTGCtttgacacagagacagacaagtGTCACGTGAAACCCTATGTGCTGCCCTTCGCTGGCCGCATGCACGCAGCTGTGCATAAGGATCTGGTGTTCATCGTGGCTGAAGGGGACTCCCTGGTGTGCTACAATCCCCTGCTAGACAGCTTTACCCGGCTTTGCCTTCCTGAGGCCTGGAGCTCTGCCCCATCCCTCTGGAAGATCGCCAGCTGTAACGGGAGCATCTATGTTTTTCGGGACCGATATAAAAAGGGGGATGCCAACACCTACAAGCTTGATCCTGCCACTTCAGCTGTAACTGTCACTAGAGGCATTAAGGTGCTGCTTACCAATTTGCAGTTTGTGTTGGCCTAA